In Sulfitobacter sp. M39, the following proteins share a genomic window:
- the hisA gene encoding 1-(5-phosphoribosyl)-5-[(5-phosphoribosylamino)methylideneamino]imidazole-4-carboxamide isomerase: MILYPAIDLKDGQAVRLVHGDMEKSTVFNDDPAAQAREFVDAGCTWLHLVDLNGAFAGTPVNAAPVEAILKSCNVPAQLGGGIRDMATIEAWLDKGLARVILGTVAVENPALVREAARAFPGKVAVGIDARNGRVATKGWAEETDVMVTDLAKSFEDAGVAALIYTDIMRDGAMGGPNIDATAALARAVNIPVIASGGVSSLADLEALKETGVISGAISGRALYDGAIDLSEALTALA; encoded by the coding sequence ATGATCCTCTACCCTGCTATCGATCTTAAAGACGGCCAAGCCGTTCGTCTCGTGCACGGCGACATGGAAAAATCCACTGTTTTCAACGATGACCCCGCTGCTCAGGCTCGAGAGTTTGTGGATGCAGGCTGCACTTGGCTGCACCTGGTGGACCTGAACGGCGCCTTTGCGGGGACCCCGGTCAATGCCGCCCCGGTTGAAGCGATTTTGAAGTCTTGCAACGTCCCCGCCCAGTTGGGAGGCGGCATTCGCGATATGGCGACGATCGAAGCTTGGCTAGACAAGGGTCTGGCACGCGTCATTCTGGGCACTGTCGCAGTTGAAAACCCCGCTTTGGTGCGTGAAGCAGCGCGTGCTTTTCCGGGCAAGGTCGCGGTTGGCATTGACGCCAGAAATGGCCGCGTGGCGACCAAGGGATGGGCTGAGGAAACCGACGTAATGGTTACAGATCTCGCTAAATCCTTCGAAGATGCAGGTGTCGCCGCGCTGATCTACACCGATATCATGCGGGATGGGGCCATGGGCGGTCCAAACATCGACGCCACCGCCGCTTTGGCACGTGCCGTTAATATTCCTGTCATCGCCTCCGGGGGGGTCAGCTCCCTTGCAGACCTTGAGGCGCTGAAAGAAACTGGCGTGATATCCGGTGCCATTTCCGGCCGGGCGCTTTATGATGGTGCGATAGACCTCAGCGAAGCTTTGACGGCCCTCGCCTAA
- the hisF gene encoding imidazole glycerol phosphate synthase subunit HisF, translated as MLKTRIIPCLDVADGRVVKGVNFVGLRDAGDPVDAAIAYDAAGADELCFLDIHATHENRGTMFDLVTRTAEHCYIPLTVGGGVRTVADVRALLLAGADKVSFNSAAVANPDIIAQAADQFGSQCIVCAIDAKTVAPGKWEIFTHGGRKPTGIDAVEFAKTVTKKGAGEILLTSMDRDGTKQGFNIPLTRAISDAVSVPVIASGGVGTLDHLVDGVVQGGASAVLAASIFHFGEFTVAQAKQHMADAGIPMRLS; from the coding sequence ATGCTAAAGACCCGTATTATTCCCTGCCTCGACGTCGCCGATGGTCGCGTTGTCAAAGGCGTTAATTTTGTTGGCTTGCGCGATGCCGGTGATCCGGTTGACGCAGCCATCGCATATGACGCTGCAGGGGCAGACGAGCTTTGTTTTCTTGATATCCACGCCACCCATGAAAACCGTGGTACCATGTTCGACCTGGTCACACGCACTGCCGAACACTGCTACATCCCGCTTACCGTTGGTGGCGGTGTACGCACCGTTGCAGATGTTCGCGCGCTGCTTTTGGCTGGTGCCGACAAGGTTAGCTTTAACTCTGCCGCGGTGGCTAATCCGGACATTATTGCGCAGGCAGCAGACCAATTCGGCAGCCAGTGCATTGTCTGTGCCATCGATGCGAAAACCGTCGCTCCCGGAAAATGGGAGATTTTTACCCACGGTGGCCGCAAACCCACGGGCATAGATGCCGTCGAATTCGCAAAGACGGTTACAAAGAAAGGCGCAGGAGAGATTCTGCTTACCTCTATGGATCGTGACGGTACCAAGCAAGGGTTTAACATTCCGCTAACGCGCGCGATTTCCGACGCGGTTTCTGTGCCTGTCATCGCCTCTGGCGGTGTCGGAACGCTTGATCATCTTGTCGATGGCGTCGTTCAGGGCGGCGCTTCAGCGGTGCTCGCAGCCTCGATCTTTCACTTCGGCGAATTTACAGTCGCTCAAGCGAAACAACATATGGCCGATGCCGGTATCCCAATGAGGCTCTCATGA
- a CDS encoding DUF2147 domain-containing protein — MKRTIFAAIVGMGFAGTAMAADPAVGVWKTQPDDGAYAHVKMTPCGGAVCGTIQRTFNASGEYKSENIGKQLVIDMKPDGSGKYAGKVWRPSNNKIYIGKMTVAGNSLKLSGCVAGGLLCSKQDWQRVQ, encoded by the coding sequence ATGAAAAGAACGATTTTTGCGGCCATTGTTGGCATGGGTTTTGCTGGGACAGCTATGGCTGCTGACCCCGCGGTTGGCGTTTGGAAAACGCAGCCGGACGACGGGGCATACGCACATGTGAAAATGACCCCTTGTGGCGGCGCCGTCTGCGGTACAATTCAGCGAACATTCAATGCGTCGGGAGAGTATAAGTCCGAAAACATCGGAAAACAGTTGGTCATCGACATGAAACCCGATGGAAGCGGTAAATATGCCGGTAAGGTTTGGCGGCCTTCCAACAACAAGATCTACATCGGCAAAATGACTGTGGCGGGCAACAGCCTGAAGCTTTCGGGCTGTGTCGCTGGCGGATTACTGTGTTCAAAGCAGGATTGGCAACGGGTCCAGTAA
- a CDS encoding DUF2147 domain-containing protein, whose translation MFLPKYIFFAAIFAASSTTVFADVVEGVWRSAPDVNGLVVHVRAKPCGSALCGTVERAKDRRGYDKRSTAVGKRVFWDMKPQPDGSYVGTLLEPSASKKHKATMLVDGNAMRLQTCTGNACDEMIWTRLR comes from the coding sequence ATGTTTTTACCAAAATATATTTTCTTTGCTGCTATTTTTGCAGCGTCTTCGACCACTGTATTTGCTGATGTCGTTGAAGGTGTCTGGAGGTCTGCGCCGGATGTTAACGGATTAGTGGTTCACGTGAGAGCAAAGCCTTGCGGCTCTGCGCTTTGCGGGACCGTTGAGCGTGCTAAGGACCGGCGCGGATATGACAAGCGCTCTACAGCGGTTGGTAAACGGGTCTTCTGGGATATGAAGCCGCAACCTGACGGGAGCTATGTCGGCACGTTGCTGGAGCCTTCTGCCTCTAAGAAGCATAAGGCGACGATGCTGGTCGACGGGAATGCAATGCGGTTACAGACCTGCACGGGAAATGCTTGCGACGAAATGATCTGGACCCGCCTTCGTTAG
- a CDS encoding CoA-binding protein, giving the protein MTYTDAQLKNILTQTKRIAVVGASLNPVRPSYYVTRYLKTKGYEIVPVNPEHAGKTLFGATVVSQLSDIEGGVDMVDIFRRSVTVPEIVDEALQVFPDLATIWMQIGVQHPEASAKAEAKGVTVIQNRCPKIEYQRLFGE; this is encoded by the coding sequence ATGACTTACACCGATGCCCAACTGAAAAATATTCTGACGCAGACGAAGCGTATCGCGGTCGTGGGGGCTTCGCTGAACCCGGTTCGGCCAAGTTATTATGTCACGCGATATTTGAAGACCAAGGGGTACGAAATTGTCCCGGTAAATCCGGAGCATGCGGGGAAGACACTATTTGGGGCAACGGTGGTGTCGCAGCTGTCGGACATCGAGGGTGGCGTTGACATGGTCGATATTTTTAGACGGTCAGTGACTGTGCCAGAAATCGTTGACGAGGCACTACAGGTGTTTCCTGATCTGGCGACGATCTGGATGCAAATCGGGGTGCAGCATCCTGAAGCTTCCGCAAAAGCGGAAGCAAAGGGGGTGACCGTCATTCAAAACAGATGCCCGAAGATTGAATATCAACGGCTTTTCGGGGAATAG
- a CDS encoding phosphoribosyl-ATP diphosphatase, whose translation MTLDDLFVTIQSRKTADPASSWTAQLLAKGPEKCAEKFGEEAVEAIIEAVKDDKAGLTSEAADVLYHLLVMLASRDVALSDVLDELSRRQAKSGLAEKAAR comes from the coding sequence ATGACGCTCGACGATCTATTTGTAACAATCCAATCAAGAAAAACTGCGGATCCGGCAAGTAGTTGGACGGCGCAGCTTTTGGCAAAAGGCCCCGAGAAATGCGCCGAAAAATTCGGTGAAGAAGCGGTCGAAGCGATCATTGAGGCCGTGAAGGACGATAAAGCTGGTCTGACATCGGAAGCCGCAGATGTGCTGTACCACCTGCTTGTCATGCTCGCGTCCCGCGACGTCGCGCTGTCAGATGTACTGGATGAACTGAGCCGCCGGCAGGCGAAAAGCGGCCTCGCTGAAAAAGCCGCCCGCTAA
- the rlmB gene encoding 23S rRNA (guanosine(2251)-2'-O)-methyltransferase RlmB, translated as MKKPKWVVQKEQEKKADANQTVWLFGLHAVRDALENPAREKIKLMVTPNAQIKLEEAIAKAGIEPEVVDPRKFRPPLDPGSVHQGAVLEVKPLSWGSLKDVCIGAEAPRVLLLDRVTDPHNVGAILRSAEVLGASAVVGMRHHAAPETGALAKTASGALERQPYLRVRNLADAIKELQSMGYLVLGLDGEADMTVESALEGKRDRPVALVLGAEGPGLREKTKETVDALVRIDAGRGFGSLNVSNAAAIALYASRDHS; from the coding sequence ATGAAAAAACCTAAGTGGGTTGTGCAAAAAGAGCAGGAAAAGAAGGCAGATGCGAACCAAACAGTTTGGTTGTTTGGCCTTCATGCAGTGCGCGACGCGCTGGAAAATCCCGCGCGTGAAAAGATTAAGCTGATGGTTACGCCGAATGCTCAGATCAAGCTGGAAGAAGCGATTGCCAAAGCCGGCATTGAACCAGAGGTCGTTGATCCGCGAAAATTTCGCCCGCCGCTGGACCCCGGGTCGGTGCATCAAGGAGCCGTACTAGAGGTCAAACCGTTAAGCTGGGGATCGCTCAAGGATGTCTGCATCGGGGCTGAAGCGCCGCGGGTGTTGCTGCTGGATCGGGTGACAGACCCGCATAACGTTGGTGCAATTCTGCGGTCCGCAGAGGTGTTGGGCGCATCGGCGGTTGTGGGCATGCGTCATCACGCTGCGCCCGAGACCGGTGCGCTTGCGAAAACAGCGAGTGGCGCACTGGAGCGGCAGCCGTATTTGCGTGTCCGGAACCTGGCCGATGCGATCAAGGAGCTTCAATCGATGGGGTATCTTGTTCTTGGTCTGGACGGCGAAGCCGATATGACCGTCGAATCTGCGCTGGAGGGCAAGCGCGACCGTCCGGTGGCGCTTGTGCTGGGGGCCGAAGGGCCAGGTCTGCGTGAAAAAACCAAAGAAACCGTCGATGCGTTGGTCCGAATCGACGCAGGGCGCGGGTTCGGTTCGCTAAACGTGTCGAATGCAGCGGCAATCGCGTTATATGCGTCGCGGGATCACAGCTGA